CGGCGCTTGGCCTCGGTGATATCGCCGCATTCCCGTTTGTCGAAGCACCGGACAAACGCCATATTCAGGATGGGATACGGCTGCTGGAAGAACTGGGAGCGATCCACAACGCCGGGAACATGGCCGGTTATGCCCTGACTCCGCTGGGACGTCAGCTCAGTCAGCTACCAGTCGATCCCCGTCTGGCGCGGATGGTACTGGCGGCACAAACCCAGGGTTGTGTGCGGGAAGCAATGATTATCGCCGCTGCGTTGTCTATTCAGGACCCACGCGAACGACCGCTGGATAAACAACAGGCATCGGATGAAAAACACCGCCGCTTTGTTGATAAAGATTCGGATTTCCTGACGATAATTAATTTATGGAACTATCTGAATGAACAACAAAAAATATTACCGACAAACGCATTTCGTCGCTTGTGTCGCAGCGATTTCCTTAACTATTTGCGGATCCGTGAATGGCAGGATATCTATACTCAACTGCGCCAGGCAGTGAAAGCACTGGGATTAGCGGTAAATAGCCAGCCCGCGGAATATCGTGAAATTCACAGCGCTCTGCTCAGCGGCTTGTTATCGCATATAGGTCATAAAGAGGGCGAAAAACAGGAGTATTGCGGAGCCCGCAATGCCCGTTTTGCGCTCTTCCCGGGCTCGGGATTATTTAAAAAACCGCCAAAATGGGTCATGGTCGCCGAACTGGTGGAAACCCGTCGCCTGTGGGGGCGGATTGCCGCCCGTATTGATCCGGAATGGGTGGAACCGATCGCTCTGCACCTGCTCAAACGGTCATACAGTGAACCCCACTGGGAGCGAAAACAAGGCGCGGTCATGGCCAGCGAAAAGGTGACGCTATATGGCTTACCTGTCGTCAGCGGGCGCAAGGTCAACTACAGTCAGATAGATCCGACCCTGTGTCGGGAACTGTTTATCCGCCATGCGCTGGTCGAAGGTGACTGGCAGACACGACACACTTTTTTCCACCAGAATCTTAATCTGCGTAACGAAATCGAAGCGCTGGAGCATAAATCGCGTCGTCGCGATATTCTGGTCGATGATGAGACGCTGTTTGCTTTTTATGATCAGCGCATCAGCCCTGAAGTTATATCTGCACGTCACTTTGATAAATGGTGGCAACAAACTCGCCATGACACACCGGATTTGCTCAACTTCGAAAAGAGTATGTTGATAAAAGAGGGTGCAGAGCAAATCAACAAGCTGGATTACCCCAATTTCTGGTATCAGGGCGATCTGAAGTTAGCGCTCTCCTATCAGTTTGAGCCCGGCACCGACGCAGATGGCGTCACGGTACATATTCCGTTGCCACTGCTTAACCAGGTCACGGAAAACGGATTTGAATGGCAAATCCCGGGCCTGCGCCGGGAACTGATTATCGCACTGATCAAATCATTACCTAAACCGGTACGGCGAAATTTTGTCCCGGCACCCAATTATGCCGAAGCCTTTCTCGGCCGGGCAACCCCGCAGGCATTACCCTTGCTCGATGCCCTGGAACGCGAACTGCGCCTGATGACCGGAGTCACGGTTGATCGTGAAAGCTGGCAGTGGGATCAGATCGCTGATCACCTGAAGATCACCTTTCGGGTGGTGGATGAGAATAACCGCAAGCTGGCAGAAGGGTGCTCACTGGCAGCATTAAAAGAGCGGCTCAGGGACAAGGTACAGGAGACACTGTCGGCCATCGCGGATGATGGCATCGAACAACAGGGACTGCATATCTGGAGTTTCGGTGAGCTGGCACAAAGTTATGAGCAAAAGCGTGGCGGCTATCGGGTAAAAGCCTGGCCCGCGCTGGTTGACGAAAGTGACAGTGTCGCTATTAAGTTGTTTGATAATCAAGCCGAACAACAACAGGCGATGTGGCAGGGGCTGCGTCGTCTGTTGTTACTGAATATTCCCTCGCCGATTAAATATCTGCATGAGAAGCTGCCAAACAAAGCGAAACTGGGGCTCTATTTCAATCCTTACGGTAAGGTGCTGGATCTGATTGATGACTGCATCGCCTGTGGCGTGGACAAACTGATCGCTGACGCAGGCGGCCCGGTATGGTGTGAAGCCTCTTTTACCCGGCTGCATAACAAGGTTCGCGGCGAACTTAACGATACCGTTGTCGATATTGCTCAGCAGGTTGAACAGATCCTGACGCGGGTATTTAATATCAATAAACGACTGAAAGGGCGGGTGGATATGAATATGGCGCTCGGGCTTGCTGATATTAAAGCGCAGATAAGCGGGCTGATCTATCGTGGTTTCGTCACCGCGAATGGCTTCCGGCGGCTGGCCGATACCCAGCGTTATCTGCAGGCGATTGAGAAACGGCTGGAAAAAATGGCGGTGGACCCCCATCGTGATCGCGCGCAGATGCTCAGGATTGAACATCTCCAGCAAGCCTGGCGACAATGGCTGAACAAGCTGCCGCCTCAGCGCCGTAACGATGATGATATCCAGGCGATCCGCTGGATGATCGAAGAGCTGCGGGTTAGCTATTTTGCCCAACAACTGGGTACGCCCTATCCGGTCTCTGATAAACGTATTTTACAGGCGATGGAGCAGATCACGGCCTGACCATCATCTAATTAAGGATAAACAATGATGAAGAACACTTTTCCCGCGCTGTCTATTGCCAGCCTCAATGCGGCTAACCGGTTAGCTCAGTGGCTGGCCGAAGATGATTTTAGCGACCAGGCCACGCGACCGCCGATAGATATTGTCGTCCTCGCAGGAAATGCGGTGATCCCGACGATTGACGCCGCCTGTCAACTGGCGGCTGAGCGCGCTGTGCCGCTGCTGATCAGTGGCGGTATTGGCCATTCAACGCCCTTTCTCTATGATGCGGTACGCCATGATCCGCGTTATCATCAGCTCGCGGTCGCCATGCGCCCGGAAGCGCATATTCTCGCTGATATTGCCCGCCAGTTCTGGCAGATACCGGCAGAAAAAATTGTGATTGAGGATCGCTCAACGAACTGTGGCGAGAATGCGCGATTCACGCGCGAAAAACTGGCATCGCTGGGCGATATCCCGCGTTGTGGCGTCGTGCTCCAGGATCCGACGCTGCAGCGGCGAACGATGGCAACCTTTGCCCGCGCCTGGCAAGACGCAACCTTTGCGCCACGCTGGTACAGTCTGCCTGGCTACACACCACAATTAGCTAATACCGATAGTGGACTGACTTTTGTTGATAACCCAGGCGGTTTGTGGCCGGTGGAACGCTATCTGTCTTTACTGCTGGGTGAACTACCGCGCTTACAGGATAACCCGCAGGGTTATGGCCCTCGCGGGAAAGACTTTATTACCCATGTCGATATTCCCGCCGATATTATGGCGGCAGGCGAACAGCTGATAACAGACCCGCTGTTAAAAAACATTGTGCAGCGATAATAACAAATACGTAACAATAAAGCCGGGTACTACGCGCCAGGGTGAACATAATTGATAATATATTATTTCAATAGCTATTTGCCATAATAAGGAGGATGATACCCCTGCTATCGTTTATTTTTTATTTCAGAAACACAGGAATTATTATGAAACGAGCGTTATTAGCTTCTCTACTGATGGTTATTCCGGCATTAACTCAGGCAGCTCCTGCACAACCTCACTGGGATTATGAAGGTAAGGGCGCACCGGAAAACTGGGGAAAGCTTAGCACTGATTTTGCCACCTGCCATAATGGCAAATTTCAGTCGCCCATCGATATTAATAACGTATTGCAGGCACAACTTCCACCGCTCGATCTGGTATTTAAAAATACCAGTGAAACGGTCGTTAACAATGGTCATACCATTCAGGTCAGCGCCAAAAGTGAAGATCAATTCACACTTGATGGCGAGACTTTCCAGCTGATGCAGTATCATTTCCATACGCCCAGTGAAAACCATATTAATGGCAAATCTTATCCGCTGGAAGCACACTTCGTTCATGCAGCGGAAGATGGCGCGGTGGCCGTTGTAGCGGTTATGTTTGAAGTGGGTAAAGAAAATAGTGCACTGAATCCAATACTGGACGCGATTCCGGATCAAATGAATAAAGAGGTCTCTTTACAAAAGAAACTTGACCTGAGAACCCTGTTCCCGGAAAAACTCGATTACTATCGTTTTAGTGGCTCATTGACTACACCACCTTGCACGGAAGGTATTCGCTGGCTGGTGATGTCTGATAATGTCACATTATCGGCGGAACAACTTGCCCGCTTCCAGAGTGTACTGAAACACAGTAATAATCGTCCGGTACAACCATTAAATGGGCGTATTATTGCTAAATAAATCAGTTGCGCATTAATAATTAGTATGCCATAGCGATATCGTAAATAATGCGCTATCGCTATGGTGATGATATCAATTATTATTTCTGTTTTCATTCTGACTTATGTTTTAGTATTATTTTTGTCCTTTAAATATATAATCGAAATAAATCAATGAACCAGAATATGTCTACCATTGATGTAGAAAATGACAGCTATGGCTTTCACCATATTGCTAACCACCTTGCACAATCTATTCTGAAAACAAAACGTGAAGAAAGTACCGTAACAGGTATCGAAGGTGCATGGGGGACGGGTAAAACCCATTTTCTCAATCTGCTACATTTCGCTCTGATCAAACAGAAAAGCGATAAAACCTTTGTATTACGTGTTTCTCCCTGGCTCAATGGCAATGATACCAGTCTGGTAGCATCGTTGCTACAGCCGGTTGACGGAATCATTTCCAGCGCAGAAGGGCGTCCTTCTTTTCCTCAAAAGCCTGTCAGTCAAAACCGCGAAAAAAATGTCAGCAAAACAACCAGCGTCATGATGGAATATATCCAGGCAACGGCACATCATCCAGCATCGAGAGCACCATTGACAGCAAGAACATCTGAGGCGCCGCGAACAAAAACCACCGTACAGCTATACGGCGAAGTGGCAGCAAAAATGGATGCACTGGATCTGAATTTCATTATCCTGCTGGACGATCTGGACCGACTGGAACCGGAACAGGTCGTCGAAGTCATGCGTATCATTAGCGCCGTCGCCAGTTTTCCTCGTTTTCACTACATCCTGTGTTATGACAAAGCTGTACTGGTTCAGGCGATTGAAACCGGGTTTGCCATCAGCGATGGAGAACAGTATCTGCACAGAATAGTGCCGATTACCTTCACGCTGCCACGCCCGGAATCCGCCCGTTTACGTCAGACGTTACTGGCCGGGGTCATTCGGTTGTTTACTGACGTCCATGGCAACGAACCTGACGAAGAGATCAAAAAAGATCTGGTGAGAGTGGTTGGAACTTATGGCTCTGAGATAAAAGTGTTCCGTGAAGTACAGATGGTGCTCAATGATTTGACCTTCCGATATGAAGGTATTCGTGATTATGTCTATTTTCCGGATCTGTTCTTTCTGCAGTTAATCCAGACGCTCAATCCGGCACTGTATAGCTGGATAGAAAAATACCTGATCACCCGCGCCATGATAGTGTCCGGGGAAGACCATCTTCATGAAGAAGAGCAAAGCGAATGGACTCATACTCTGAGCCTGTGTCTGTCCAGTTTCCATGCTTCCGAGGCCAGGGCTGCAACGGCGCTGTGTCTATGGATACCCGGTATCTCCGGCAAGAAAATCGATAATTTAATGCTGTTCGATCCGATAACGGATGAAGTGAAAGCATTGATGACAAAATATCGTCGTCTCGGCAGCACTGCTTACTGGCGTTATTATTTCACTTTCTCAGCGCCACAACAGCTTCTGCCGGCAGATTATATTAACAAACTGTTCCATTCGGCTGCCGATAAACAGTCCGCACCAGCGCTGGCAGAATCGTTACTGAGTACCATTAATAATCATAATCTCCCTTCACATACCTGGTTTGAACATATTCTGAGCCAGTTAACGCCAGCGACGATAAATAAACATACCTTTGCGGAATGTGAAGGTATGTTGATGTTCTTTTTCAATCATGGCGATGAAATCACCACCCGTTATCGACAGAAAAGCCATTATGTTGCCTGGTATGATCTTGATGTCAACGGTGTGGTTGATCGGCTGGTGGAGAAAATCCTGGCGGATGATCGCACAAGGGCGATGGAAATACTGCTGTTGCTCATAAAGGCTGGACGCTCCTGCGTCTGGATCGCTTTTTATATCCGTTATCTGATCTGGCATAACATTCAGTTTAACCATCGTCCGGAATCGAGACTGGTGCACATGCTCAGTAATGATGAGTTGAATAGCATTCGCCAGCATTTTTGCGAGCGCCTTATGCATGCGGGTACACCTGTTCCTGCCGAGTGGGATTTGAGAGCATTAATCCGCGCCTGGCAGGATATTGCTGATCGGGAATCATTACTGAACTGGATAAAGCTGCATACAGAAAGTGACAAAGACTTCCTGGCATTCTTACTACGGCTCCGTGCACCGATGAACACGATAGCCAGTGGATATCGTTGGTGCCTTAATATAAGAGAGATCGGTCATCTGTTTGATGGCGAGGAGAGGCTTCTGGACAGGCTGGATCTCATTGAGCTGGATGGCCATTTCCCTGACGAAATCAAAGCGATTCGATCCGCTATCGACCAGTATAATAAGACACGGAAACATTACGTATAAACGGTATTCTGCATCATCATAGGGGTAAGAATATACGATAAAGAAAGAATCTGGACGATATTACACATTTCAGGGGTGATTATGATTGATATAGAAGTGGGGGTACTAAAATTTCAACTAACACCTTACGAAAGAGAGTGTGATCTCGATTATGATGACTGGATACATGTCTGGATTGAATTTTTTTTACCAGAATTGAAAACAGCGTTTAACACAGCATTCACAAGCTGGGAGCTTTCAGAATTAAAAAATGGCATTGCCAATATATATCAAAGTATGATTTCATCCAGTCAATCATCTCCGGCGAACTTTGATAGTATGGAAAGAAGGGTCTGTATTTCTTTGCGCAAAGTACATCCTGAACATGTCGAAGTTAATTTAGTCTTGCGGCCAGAGGATCATGCCGATAGCGTTATCGTCACCGATATATTTTACCTTGACCAGAGTTACTTTCCGGCGTTACTGTCCGGTCTTAACGAGATAATTAACTGGCAGAACTAAACCTGATCGGTCAATCATACGGCTATCTGATAGCCAGGGGATATCATTTTTGGCTTAAGATAAGAGAAATCGGCCATCTGTTTGATGGCGAGGAGATACTTCTGGAATAGTATACTGGTAACGGCACTCCATCGCCCACACATCAAAATAGCAGTGCAGGCACGAGATGAATATGTAATTTGAAGCTCAACTGTTGCACACTTAATTCATTGAATATAATAGATAATTTATCTTTGATTAAGAGAAGAAGGTATCAACAATCTTATCCCAAATGGGATAATAGATATCATCAAAAAAATCGTATACAACTGAATCTGTAGCAAAGGTAAACGCAACAACAGAGGCGATACCAGCAACAACGATTGCATATTCAATCGTTGTAACAGCGTGCTCACTCTTTTTAAATAAATCAATCTTTATTGAAAGGTTAGTGCAAACTTTCAGATACTTATTATAAACATTAGTTAACATTATTTCTCCTTACCAAAAAAGTAACAGCGTTAAATGCGTATACTTCAGTTTCAGGCTACATATGCCTGATATATTTTTATATTATATTTATTGTGTGGCATTTTACTTCAGAATTTAACATAAAAGCAATATCCTTTTTATCGAAGAGACTCTTTCCATTTTGGAGATTTTTAAAGTGATAAAAGATTGTTAATTTAATACAAAATTTTATAATATGTCAGCTATATAAAAATATATCAGGCACGTTCCGGAGGGAGCAGAGAGGAATGGTCTGTGCCGGATGTTCACTGCGCGTTCATCACCAGTGTGATAATCCGATATTCACTATCAGCAACAGGATTGCTTATGATGGATTAATGGTATACGGCAAAAAGACAGCGCCTTGCTTTCTACGCTGGCGGCAAATGTGCCCGCAAGTGTCACCTTTAGTGCCTCCATTCAGAACATCACAGACTGAACAAAAAGTTAACTTCTGCTCCCCAGATCGCTGTCTCCGGGTAGCCCGTTAATCATTCTTGTCAGTTCTTCACAGCGGATAATTTTTTCAGATGACAAAGTAAAGCAGGCGAAAACTTCAAACTCGCTCTGCTCTGCTCACCTTGATGGTTTTCCACATTCACATAGTGATGCGTGAACACCGTATTATTTTCGGATACGACACGTTTAATAGAAATACTCATCCGTTTGGTATGCGATTTGATGGCCTTCATATGGGCGATAAAGCCATAGTAGTCCAGTTGTTTACCATCCACGATCTGTTGATAATCAGGCGCAAAAAACGCTGCGATTTGATGCTCGTCATGCAGTGGCTCGGTGATGAGTGTCTGTAATGCTACAATGACTGTTTGCTTAACACTCGGCATTTGCTTCTCCTTTCTGAGTGATGGTCGGAAGTCTACTTCAGCGCCGGACGCATCAGGCGCTGAGTCCGGAAAATCCAGGGTTTAATTCATCATGAATAAGATTCGTTTTTTGACATTAGCATCATGAAAGAGAGATAAAAAAAATGAAAGATGTTATTGTTGCTATTGGTAGTGGTGCTATCGCACGACGGGTCAGCGTCGGGAAACATATTCTTCTGGCTGATATCAAAACAGAAAATGGCCGGCATGCTGAAAATAATCCCTCTCGTAAACACGACGACAGTCGGCGAATTAACTCTATCAGCGCCGGGATTTATTCTTTCCGCAACATGATGCTTGCCGTATGGTCGTCATGTCGCTTCACTTCTCATTCGGAGTTTCAAAGATGGCTTTAAATGTGAAAGGTTATGCCGCTTTTGCCGCGAAAGAGGATTTAGTGCCACACAGCTTTATCCGTCGCGATCCACGCGATAACGATATAGTTATCGAGATTTTATACAGTGGTGTTTGTCACTCAGATATCCACAATGCATTTAATGACTGGGGCGGCGCAAAATATCCAATGGTGCCGGGTCATGAAATCATTGGTCGTGTCACCCAGGTTGGCAAGGCGGTGACCAAATTCCGCGTAGGCGACTATGCCGGTGTAGGCTGCATGGTGGATTCCTGCCAGCATTGTAAACCCTGTGAACAAGGGCTGGAGCAGTACTGTGAAGAGGGCAATACCTTAACCTATAACGATGTTGATAGACACGATCATATGCCAACTTATGGCGGCTATTCGGACAAGATTGTGGTCACCGAAAAATTCGGCATCAAAGTACCTGATACGCTGGACCTGAAAGGCGCTGCACCCTTGCTGTGCGCGGGTATCACCACCTGGTCACCGCTTCGCCACTGGAATGTTGGCCCAGGCAGTAAAGTGGCGGTCGTTGGGTTAGGGGGCCTGGGGCATATGGCGATTAAATTCGCTAAGGCACTGGGGGCGGAAGTCACTTTATTCAGTCGTTCGCCGAATAAAGAGGCCGATGCTCGCCGCCTGGGAGCCACGCATATTGTTATTTCA
The sequence above is drawn from the Enterobacteriaceae bacterium ESL0689 genome and encodes:
- the hrpA gene encoding ATP-dependent RNA helicase HrpA; translated protein: MTEQQKFTLQQLFQSTDDLMLRDKTRFSRRLQGTKKVKDPAARQAVLQQLAQEIAEATEKVRRREAACPPISYPQNLPVSQKKEQILQAIRDHQVVIVAGETGSGKTTQLPKICLELGRGIKGLIGHTQPRRLAARTVASRIAEELNSEPGGCVGYKVRFNDHVSDQTLVKLMTDGILLAEIQQDRLLSQYDTIIIDEAHERSLNIDFLLGYLRRLLPERPDLKVIITSATIDPQRFSRHFNHAPVIEVSGRTWPVEVRYRPIVDEVDDGDRDQLQAIFDAVDELERESAGDILIFMSGEREIRDTADALNKRELRHTEVLPLYARLSNSEQNRIFQPHSGRRIVLATNVAETSLTVPGIKYVIDPGMARISRYSYRTKVQRLPIEPISQASANQRKGRCGRVSQGICIRLYSEVDFLSRPEFTDPEILRTNLASVILQMTALGLGDIAAFPFVEAPDKRHIQDGIRLLEELGAIHNAGNMAGYALTPLGRQLSQLPVDPRLARMVLAAQTQGCVREAMIIAAALSIQDPRERPLDKQQASDEKHRRFVDKDSDFLTIINLWNYLNEQQKILPTNAFRRLCRSDFLNYLRIREWQDIYTQLRQAVKALGLAVNSQPAEYREIHSALLSGLLSHIGHKEGEKQEYCGARNARFALFPGSGLFKKPPKWVMVAELVETRRLWGRIAARIDPEWVEPIALHLLKRSYSEPHWERKQGAVMASEKVTLYGLPVVSGRKVNYSQIDPTLCRELFIRHALVEGDWQTRHTFFHQNLNLRNEIEALEHKSRRRDILVDDETLFAFYDQRISPEVISARHFDKWWQQTRHDTPDLLNFEKSMLIKEGAEQINKLDYPNFWYQGDLKLALSYQFEPGTDADGVTVHIPLPLLNQVTENGFEWQIPGLRRELIIALIKSLPKPVRRNFVPAPNYAEAFLGRATPQALPLLDALERELRLMTGVTVDRESWQWDQIADHLKITFRVVDENNRKLAEGCSLAALKERLRDKVQETLSAIADDGIEQQGLHIWSFGELAQSYEQKRGGYRVKAWPALVDESDSVAIKLFDNQAEQQQAMWQGLRRLLLLNIPSPIKYLHEKLPNKAKLGLYFNPYGKVLDLIDDCIACGVDKLIADAGGPVWCEASFTRLHNKVRGELNDTVVDIAQQVEQILTRVFNINKRLKGRVDMNMALGLADIKAQISGLIYRGFVTANGFRRLADTQRYLQAIEKRLEKMAVDPHRDRAQMLRIEHLQQAWRQWLNKLPPQRRNDDDIQAIRWMIEELRVSYFAQQLGTPYPVSDKRILQAMEQITA
- a CDS encoding YdcF family protein gives rise to the protein MKNTFPALSIASLNAANRLAQWLAEDDFSDQATRPPIDIVVLAGNAVIPTIDAACQLAAERAVPLLISGGIGHSTPFLYDAVRHDPRYHQLAVAMRPEAHILADIARQFWQIPAEKIVIEDRSTNCGENARFTREKLASLGDIPRCGVVLQDPTLQRRTMATFARAWQDATFAPRWYSLPGYTPQLANTDSGLTFVDNPGGLWPVERYLSLLLGELPRLQDNPQGYGPRGKDFITHVDIPADIMAAGEQLITDPLLKNIVQR
- a CDS encoding carbonic anhydrase family protein, giving the protein MKRALLASLLMVIPALTQAAPAQPHWDYEGKGAPENWGKLSTDFATCHNGKFQSPIDINNVLQAQLPPLDLVFKNTSETVVNNGHTIQVSAKSEDQFTLDGETFQLMQYHFHTPSENHINGKSYPLEAHFVHAAEDGAVAVVAVMFEVGKENSALNPILDAIPDQMNKEVSLQKKLDLRTLFPEKLDYYRFSGSLTTPPCTEGIRWLVMSDNVTLSAEQLARFQSVLKHSNNRPVQPLNGRIIAK
- a CDS encoding P-loop NTPase fold protein, yielding MSTIDVENDSYGFHHIANHLAQSILKTKREESTVTGIEGAWGTGKTHFLNLLHFALIKQKSDKTFVLRVSPWLNGNDTSLVASLLQPVDGIISSAEGRPSFPQKPVSQNREKNVSKTTSVMMEYIQATAHHPASRAPLTARTSEAPRTKTTVQLYGEVAAKMDALDLNFIILLDDLDRLEPEQVVEVMRIISAVASFPRFHYILCYDKAVLVQAIETGFAISDGEQYLHRIVPITFTLPRPESARLRQTLLAGVIRLFTDVHGNEPDEEIKKDLVRVVGTYGSEIKVFREVQMVLNDLTFRYEGIRDYVYFPDLFFLQLIQTLNPALYSWIEKYLITRAMIVSGEDHLHEEEQSEWTHTLSLCLSSFHASEARAATALCLWIPGISGKKIDNLMLFDPITDEVKALMTKYRRLGSTAYWRYYFTFSAPQQLLPADYINKLFHSAADKQSAPALAESLLSTINNHNLPSHTWFEHILSQLTPATINKHTFAECEGMLMFFFNHGDEITTRYRQKSHYVAWYDLDVNGVVDRLVEKILADDRTRAMEILLLLIKAGRSCVWIAFYIRYLIWHNIQFNHRPESRLVHMLSNDELNSIRQHFCERLMHAGTPVPAEWDLRALIRAWQDIADRESLLNWIKLHTESDKDFLAFLLRLRAPMNTIASGYRWCLNIREIGHLFDGEERLLDRLDLIELDGHFPDEIKAIRSAIDQYNKTRKHYV
- a CDS encoding Flp family type IVb pilin, whose product is MLTNVYNKYLKVCTNLSIKIDLFKKSEHAVTTIEYAIVVAGIASVVAFTFATDSVVYDFFDDIYYPIWDKIVDTFFS
- a CDS encoding nuclear transport factor 2 family protein, which produces MPSVKQTVIVALQTLITEPLHDEHQIAAFFAPDYQQIVDGKQLDYYGFIAHMKAIKSHTKRMSISIKRVVSENNTVFTHHYVNVENHQGEQSRASLKFSPALLCHLKKLSAVKN
- a CDS encoding NAD(P)-dependent alcohol dehydrogenase, whose amino-acid sequence is MALNVKGYAAFAAKEDLVPHSFIRRDPRDNDIVIEILYSGVCHSDIHNAFNDWGGAKYPMVPGHEIIGRVTQVGKAVTKFRVGDYAGVGCMVDSCQHCKPCEQGLEQYCEEGNTLTYNDVDRHDHMPTYGGYSDKIVVTEKFGIKVPDTLDLKGAAPLLCAGITTWSPLRHWNVGPGSKVAVVGLGGLGHMAIKFAKALGAEVTLFSRSPNKEADARRLGATHIVISTDEKQMQSVHNQFDLIIDTVPYVHDLNPYIPTLALNGTLVLVGYLGDLNPMLNSAPLILGRKSVAGSVIGGIAETQEMIDFCAEHQITSDIELINIQDINAAWQRMLKSDVKYRFVIDMASLKA